One genomic segment of Deltaproteobacteria bacterium includes these proteins:
- a CDS encoding FAD-binding protein, with product MARVSYNWDKEVDVVVVGYGFAGGVSAITAHDSGAKVLILEKMPHPGGISILSGGGVAVARNAESSFRYLKRTCNNTTPDEVLWPLAEGMVEISDWIKELAKVSGTEPIGGLRTHGTYPFPGRESIGSIKLKDFDAYSSLPWAKGMRGGARLFKIVMDNVELRKIDVMLSTPANRLITNADSEIIGLTSEREGNEIAIKANKAVILACGGFENNEEMKLQYFEAQPVYPVYLGNTGDGILMAQKVGAALWHMWHFHGSYGFKYPEFPFAIRHEWGGPRQDDRKMIWIAVDRYGKRFMNEYPPAAHDTGHRALGYYDADIQDFPRIPCFLIFDDEARKLGPLARVIVNDERFHYSWSEDNLAEVEKGWILKGDNLEEIASNIKVNAQVLKSTVEHWNSQCARGEDEDLGRPPKTMMPILKAPFYAMEAWPIVSNTQGGAVHDRNQRVLDSMGKPIPHLYVAGEISSVFGHLYLEAGNITECFVGGRIAGRNAAAEPELG from the coding sequence ACAAGGAAGTTGATGTCGTTGTTGTAGGTTACGGCTTTGCTGGTGGGGTGTCTGCAATTACTGCACACGATAGCGGAGCTAAGGTTCTGATACTGGAGAAGATGCCTCATCCCGGAGGAATATCAATCCTTTCGGGTGGTGGAGTGGCAGTTGCTCGGAATGCTGAATCGTCTTTCAGATATCTAAAGAGGACATGCAACAATACTACTCCGGATGAAGTTCTCTGGCCGTTGGCCGAAGGAATGGTCGAAATCAGTGATTGGATTAAAGAGCTTGCCAAGGTGAGTGGGACCGAACCGATCGGCGGGTTACGCACTCATGGTACGTATCCATTTCCGGGAAGGGAATCTATAGGCTCAATTAAACTCAAGGATTTTGATGCCTACTCTTCTTTACCATGGGCGAAGGGTATGAGAGGAGGCGCGCGACTTTTCAAGATTGTCATGGACAATGTCGAACTGCGAAAAATAGATGTCATGTTGTCGACGCCAGCGAACCGACTCATTACGAATGCAGACAGCGAAATTATAGGGCTCACATCAGAACGCGAGGGGAATGAAATCGCTATAAAAGCAAATAAAGCGGTAATCCTTGCGTGCGGCGGTTTCGAAAATAACGAGGAAATGAAGCTGCAATACTTCGAGGCTCAACCGGTTTATCCCGTCTACTTAGGCAATACGGGGGACGGAATCTTAATGGCACAAAAGGTGGGGGCTGCGTTATGGCACATGTGGCATTTTCACGGCAGCTATGGTTTTAAGTATCCAGAATTTCCATTCGCTATACGGCACGAATGGGGGGGCCCTAGGCAGGACGATCGAAAGATGATCTGGATTGCCGTGGATCGTTACGGAAAACGCTTCATGAATGAATATCCCCCTGCGGCTCACGATACCGGGCATCGAGCATTAGGATATTATGATGCCGATATTCAGGATTTTCCTCGAATTCCTTGCTTCCTCATTTTTGACGACGAGGCAAGAAAACTAGGGCCTTTAGCGAGGGTAATCGTTAATGACGAAAGGTTTCATTATTCGTGGAGCGAAGATAACCTTGCGGAGGTTGAAAAGGGTTGGATTCTGAAAGGGGATAACCTTGAGGAAATTGCCAGTAACATCAAAGTAAATGCTCAGGTTCTAAAATCCACGGTGGAGCACTGGAATAGCCAATGCGCGCGCGGCGAAGATGAGGACTTAGGCCGCCCGCCTAAAACTATGATGCCCATCCTGAAAGCGCCTTTTTATGCCATGGAGGCTTGGCCCATAGTGTCCAATACACAAGGTGGAGCCGTTCACGATCGAAATCAAAGGGTTCTTGATTCAATGGGCAAGCCGATCCCTCATCTGTACGTAGCGGGAGAAATCAGCTCGGTTTTCGGGCACTTATATTTGGAAGCAGGAAATATCACAGAGTGCTTTGTTGGAGGTAGGATCGCAGGCAGGAACGCTGCCGCTGAACCAGAACTTGGTTAA
- a CDS encoding transposase, whose protein sequence is MPRHPRVHAEGLLYHVMARGNDGRKVFLNDRDYEAFLDGLAVTRKRYPFYLYAYVLMSNHFHLLLEVQQASTARVLQSLLTGYSRRFNRTHRHRGHLFQGRYKAIVCDRDSYLLELVRYIHLNPVRAKMVKRPGEWRWSGHGEYLGKDKRGLIDPGPVMEELRTAGRYEGFIREGVKERYRAEWHPGDHAPFLGSERFVRKMVKEKTAPPVSRRVSLGNLLQKIASGARLDPQSLKRKGRTAKMVEARDRFICQAVLEEGYLASELASFLGCHPSNVSRALQKGLTS, encoded by the coding sequence ATGCCTCGACATCCCCGAGTCCATGCGGAAGGATTGCTCTATCATGTGATGGCCCGCGGCAACGACGGGCGCAAGGTGTTTCTTAACGACCGCGACTACGAAGCGTTTCTCGACGGTTTGGCGGTGACGCGAAAGCGTTATCCGTTTTACCTCTACGCCTACGTTTTGATGTCCAATCATTTCCATCTGCTCTTGGAAGTGCAGCAAGCTTCGACGGCGCGTGTGCTGCAATCGCTGCTTACCGGATACTCGCGGCGGTTTAACCGAACGCACCGCCACCGGGGGCATCTGTTTCAAGGGCGCTACAAAGCGATCGTGTGCGACCGCGATAGCTACTTGTTGGAGTTGGTGCGCTACATTCATCTCAATCCGGTGCGAGCGAAAATGGTCAAACGGCCCGGGGAGTGGCGGTGGAGCGGTCACGGGGAATACTTAGGAAAAGATAAGCGAGGACTGATCGATCCTGGGCCGGTGATGGAAGAGCTTCGCACGGCGGGTCGATACGAAGGGTTTATACGGGAGGGAGTCAAGGAAAGGTATCGGGCGGAATGGCATCCCGGCGATCACGCGCCTTTTTTAGGATCGGAGCGGTTCGTTAGAAAGATGGTCAAGGAGAAAACGGCGCCGCCGGTGTCGCGCCGCGTGTCGTTGGGGAATCTACTCCAGAAAATAGCGAGCGGGGCGCGGCTCGATCCGCAGAGCCTCAAACGCAAAGGGCGAACTGCGAAAATGGTGGAAGCGCGGGACCGGTTCATTTGCCAAGCGGTGTTGGAGGAAGGTTATCTCGCCTCCGAGTTGGCAAGTTTCCTCGGATGCCACCCGTCGAATGTGAGCCGTGCGTTGCAGAAAGGTCTGACGAGTTAG